One Eleginops maclovinus isolate JMC-PN-2008 ecotype Puerto Natales chromosome 22, JC_Emac_rtc_rv5, whole genome shotgun sequence DNA segment encodes these proteins:
- the map3k21 gene encoding mitogen-activated protein kinase kinase kinase 21 isoform X1 yields MDVSQAAFPNGEGRPGGEGTGEHAWTDCPTARAWAHSAPLCPTRSLWTAAYDYEASGEDELSLRRGDVVEVLSKDAAISGDEGWWTGKINHRVGIFPSNYVTYQPAIYRIPTTSGSDGTREQVPSAPINIPFSELVLEEIIGVGGFGKVYRGTWKDQEVAVKAARQDPDEDIAATAGGVKQEAKLFSMLQHPNIIKLEGVCLEEPNLCLVMEYARGGTLNRALTGRRIPPHILVNWAVQIARGMLYLHEEAVVPIIHRDLKSSNILLLETIENDDIGRKTLKITDFGLAREWHKTTKMSAAGTYSWMAPEVIKSSLFSKGSDVWSYGVLLWELLTGEVPYRGIDGLAVAYGVAVNKLTLPIPSTCPEPFAKLMEECWDQDPHVRPSFSCILEQLSAIEEAVMATMPQDSFHSMQDDWRVEIQEMFDELRTKEKELRSREEELTRAALQQKSQEELLKRREQQLAEREINVLERELNILIFQLNKDKPNVKKRKGKFKRSRLKLKDGNRISLPSDFQHKITVQASPSMDKRRSLHSTSSSPPSSPTLIPRLRAIQLTSHIRKDSLYVYQQEVDLTSELTTSCGLRRKVTQDESNRTWGRSTPFRPEEFDDVKKGIKKKGRTWGPSSVQSKERPAAAERVRPLSDGSNPWSTSLVKSQKSVPLAALFAEQAGGGKDEGFSQDSPDSSKPKQLKFPNQVYIDLPLWRDEQQPQNPAGHCGSGDSGLGTTGQGGAPDTPDDPYTTTSTSSSSTTPQLTPTNSLKRASTRRKTDSALYGCGSLLASVVLGYDIREALKNSAPGEDCEPQREEKEKKKKEGLFQRATRFRRSTSPPSGRPQKNEASSNPTAAQPVNLISMSAIMECNSTKCLVQPQEASVVRTSPGKVEPVATNHHTETSGPSTAVSTEGQSNSPTANTQTPEQTKSPPTDQSNHITGTRLRRKKYSPNHNTNGPPTLPPPATQKKQEKGKEVSEKPSKGEAFARPRPVSFRAKPHAWALLRGRNKSYSLGHYSGEKAAKNISVVLSSDVGMGCSLLDMDTEGQKRDCTVPLCRIQSSPGRPSVFELEKEFLL; encoded by the exons ATGGATGTCTCGCAGGCCGCTTTCCCAAACGGTGAAGGGCGGCCGGGCGGCGAGGGGACAGGGGAACATGCCTGGACAGATTGCCCCACAGCTCGGGCGTGGGCTCACTCTGCCCCGCTGTGCCCAACCCGGTCCCTATGGACGGCAGCGTATGACTACGAGGCAAGCGGCGAGGACGAGCTCAGTCTCAGGCGAGGGGACGTGGTGGAGGTGCTGTCCAAAGATGCAGCAATCTCCGGGGACGAGGGGTGGTGGACGGGTAAAATCAACCACCGTGTCGGGATTTTCCCCTCAAACTATGTCACATACCAGCCAGCTATTTACCGTATCCCTACTACGAGTGGGTCTGATGGGACACGAGAACAAGTCCCAAGCGCACCCATCAATATCCCGTTCAGTGAACTGGTACTAGAGGAGATCATCGGCGTGGGTGGATTTGGCAAAGTTTACCGGGGCACATGGAAAGATCAGGAGGTCGCAGTGAAAGCGGCTCGGCAAGACCCAGATGAGGACATAGCAGCCACCGCCGGCGGTGTTAAACAAGAAGCGAAACTTTTCTCCATGCTGCAACACCCCAACATTATTAAACTGGAAGGAGTGTGTTTGGAGGAGCCTAACCTGTGCCTGGTCATGGAGTATGCCCGAGGCGGGACACTGAACCGGGCGTTGACCGGAAGGCGCATCCCTCCACACATCCTGGTTAACTGGGCTGTGCAGATTGCACGCGGGATGCTCTACCTACACGAGGAGGCCGTGGTACCCATCATCCACCGTGACCTGAAGTCTAGCAACA ttttattaCTTGAAACGATTGAGAATGACGACATCGGGAGGAAGACCTTGAAGATCACAGATTTCGGCCTGGCAAGGGAGTGGCACAAAACCACAAAGATGTCCGCTGCAGGCACGTACTCCTGGATGGCCCCCGAGGTCATCAAGTCATCGCTCTTCTCCAAAGGCAGTGACGTCTGGAG CTATGGCGTCTTGCTGTGGGAGCTGCTGACAGGGGAGGTGCCGTATCGCGGGATAGACGGCCTGGCTGTTGCTTACGGTGTGGCGGTCAATAAATTAACGCTGCCGATCCCCTCTACTTGTCCGGAACCCTTCGCCAAGCTAAtggaag AATGCTGGGACCAGGACCCCCACGTGCGtccctccttctcctgcatCCTGGAGCAGCTGTCGGCCATCGAGGAGGCGGTGATGGCCACCATGCCCCAGGACTCCTTCCACAGCATGCAGGACGACTGGCGGGTGGAGATCCAGGAGATGTTCGATGAGCTCAGGACCAAAGAGAAG GAGCTACGTtccagagaagaggagctgACGCGGGCCGCCCTCCAGCAGAAGTCtcaggaggagctgctgaagcGGCGGGAGCAGCAGCTGGCAGAGCGGGAGATCAATGTGCTGGAGAGAGAGCTCAACATCCTCATCTTCCAGCTCAACAAAGATAAGCCTAAcgtgaagaagaggaaaggcAAATTCAAACGGTCCCGCCTCAAACTGAAGGATGGAAACCGCATCAGCCTGCCCTCAG ACTTCCAGCATAAGATCACGGTGCAGGCGTCGCCCTCCATGGACAAGAGGCGCAGCCTTCACAGCACCAGCTCCTCTCCCCCCAGCAGTCCCACCCTCATCCCCCGCCTACGAGCCATTCAGC TGACATCCCACATTCGAAAGGACAGTTTGTATGTTTACCAACAGGAAGTTGATCTGACCAGCGAGCTCACAACTTCCTGTGGGCTCAGGAGGAAAG TAACTCAAGATGAGAGCAACCGTACATGGGGCCGCAGCACCCCCTTCAGGCCAGAGGAGTTTGATGATGTGAAGAAGGGAAtcaagaagaaaggaagaacCTGGGGCCCCAGTTCAGTCCAGAGCAAAGAGAGGCCCGCTGCTGCTGAGAG AGTGCGTCCTCTGTCAGACGGCAGTAACCCCTGGTCCACCAGCCTGGTCAAATCCCAGAAGTCAGTGCCCCTCGCTGCCCTGTTTGCTGAACAAG CGGGAGGCGGTAAAGACGAGGGGTTCTCCCAGGATTCTCCTGACAGCTCCAAGCCAAAGCAGCTCAAGTTCCCCAACCAGGTGTATATCGATCTACCTCTGTGGAGGGACGAGCAGCAGCCTCAGAACCCCGCCGGGCATTGTGGGTCGGGGGATTCTGGGCTCGGTACAACAGGTCAGGGCGGCGCTCCAGACACCCCAGACGACCCTTACACCACCACATCCACCTCGTCCAGCTCCACCACCCCACAGCTCACCCCCACCAACAGCCTGAAGCGGGCGTCGACACGCCGTAAGACCGACTCGGCGCTGTACGGCTGCGGCTCGCTGCTGGCCTCGGTTGTGCTCGGTTATGACATTAGAGAAGCTCTGAAAAACTCGGCTCCTGGGGAAGACTGCGAGCCCCAGcgtgaggagaaagagaagaagaagaaggaggggCTTTTTCAGCGGGCTACCCGGTTCCGCCGCAGCACCTCGCCACCAAGCGGACGACCCCAGAAAAACGAGGCGTCATCGAACCCCACCGCCGCTCAGCCTGTCAATCTCATCTCCATGTCGGCCATTATGGAATGCAACTCCACCAAGTGCCTCGTACAGCCTCAGGAGGCGTCAGTGGTTAGGACCAGCCCGGGGAAGGTGGAGCCTGTGGCGACCAATCATCACACAGAGACATCCGGACCCAGCACAGCAGTTTCTACTGAAGGCCAGAGTAACAGTCCCACAgctaacacacagacaccagaGCAAACCAAAAGCCCGCCGACAGACCAGAGCAACCACATCACAGGAACACGTCTGCGCAGAAAGAAATACTCCCCCAATCACAACA CCAATGGCCCACCCACCCTGCCTCCTCCTGCCACGCAGAAGAAGcaggagaaagggaaggaggtTTCAGAGAAGCCCTCTAAAGGGGAGGCCTTCGCCAGGCCACGGCCGGTGTCATTCAGGGCCAAACCCCACGCCTGGGCCCTGCTGCGGGGACGCAACAAGAGCTACTCCCTGGGCCACTACTCCGGGGAGAAGGCGGCGAAAAACATAAGCGTGGTGCTGTCCTCCGACGTGGGGATGGGCTGCTCCCTGCTGGACATGGACACTGAGGGCCAGAAACGAGACTGCACCGTGCCGCTCTGCCGCATTCAGAGCTCCCCGGGGCGGCCCTCCGTCTTCGAGCTGGAGAAAGAGTTCCTCTTGTAG
- the map3k21 gene encoding mitogen-activated protein kinase kinase kinase 21 isoform X2: MDVSQAAFPNGEGRPGGEGTGEHAWTDCPTARAWAHSAPLCPTRSLWTAAYDYEASGEDELSLRRGDVVEVLSKDAAISGDEGWWTGKINHRVGIFPSNYVTYQPAIYRIPTTSGSDGTREQVPSAPINIPFSELVLEEIIGVGGFGKVYRGTWKDQEVAVKAARQDPDEDIAATAGGVKQEAKLFSMLQHPNIIKLEGVCLEEPNLCLVMEYARGGTLNRALTGRRIPPHILVNWAVQIARGMLYLHEEAVVPIIHRDLKSSNILLLETIENDDIGRKTLKITDFGLAREWHKTTKMSAAGTYSWMAPEVIKSSLFSKGSDVWSYGVLLWELLTGEVPYRGIDGLAVAYGVAVNKLTLPIPSTCPEPFAKLMEECWDQDPHVRPSFSCILEQLSAIEEAVMATMPQDSFHSMQDDWRVEIQEMFDELRTKEKELRSREEELTRAALQQKSQEELLKRREQQLAEREINVLERELNILIFQLNKDKPNVKKRKGKFKRSRLKLKDGNRISLPSDFQHKITVQASPSMDKRRSLHSTSSSPPSSPTLIPRLRAIQLTQDESNRTWGRSTPFRPEEFDDVKKGIKKKGRTWGPSSVQSKERPAAAERVRPLSDGSNPWSTSLVKSQKSVPLAALFAEQAGGGKDEGFSQDSPDSSKPKQLKFPNQVYIDLPLWRDEQQPQNPAGHCGSGDSGLGTTGQGGAPDTPDDPYTTTSTSSSSTTPQLTPTNSLKRASTRRKTDSALYGCGSLLASVVLGYDIREALKNSAPGEDCEPQREEKEKKKKEGLFQRATRFRRSTSPPSGRPQKNEASSNPTAAQPVNLISMSAIMECNSTKCLVQPQEASVVRTSPGKVEPVATNHHTETSGPSTAVSTEGQSNSPTANTQTPEQTKSPPTDQSNHITGTRLRRKKYSPNHNTNGPPTLPPPATQKKQEKGKEVSEKPSKGEAFARPRPVSFRAKPHAWALLRGRNKSYSLGHYSGEKAAKNISVVLSSDVGMGCSLLDMDTEGQKRDCTVPLCRIQSSPGRPSVFELEKEFLL; the protein is encoded by the exons ATGGATGTCTCGCAGGCCGCTTTCCCAAACGGTGAAGGGCGGCCGGGCGGCGAGGGGACAGGGGAACATGCCTGGACAGATTGCCCCACAGCTCGGGCGTGGGCTCACTCTGCCCCGCTGTGCCCAACCCGGTCCCTATGGACGGCAGCGTATGACTACGAGGCAAGCGGCGAGGACGAGCTCAGTCTCAGGCGAGGGGACGTGGTGGAGGTGCTGTCCAAAGATGCAGCAATCTCCGGGGACGAGGGGTGGTGGACGGGTAAAATCAACCACCGTGTCGGGATTTTCCCCTCAAACTATGTCACATACCAGCCAGCTATTTACCGTATCCCTACTACGAGTGGGTCTGATGGGACACGAGAACAAGTCCCAAGCGCACCCATCAATATCCCGTTCAGTGAACTGGTACTAGAGGAGATCATCGGCGTGGGTGGATTTGGCAAAGTTTACCGGGGCACATGGAAAGATCAGGAGGTCGCAGTGAAAGCGGCTCGGCAAGACCCAGATGAGGACATAGCAGCCACCGCCGGCGGTGTTAAACAAGAAGCGAAACTTTTCTCCATGCTGCAACACCCCAACATTATTAAACTGGAAGGAGTGTGTTTGGAGGAGCCTAACCTGTGCCTGGTCATGGAGTATGCCCGAGGCGGGACACTGAACCGGGCGTTGACCGGAAGGCGCATCCCTCCACACATCCTGGTTAACTGGGCTGTGCAGATTGCACGCGGGATGCTCTACCTACACGAGGAGGCCGTGGTACCCATCATCCACCGTGACCTGAAGTCTAGCAACA ttttattaCTTGAAACGATTGAGAATGACGACATCGGGAGGAAGACCTTGAAGATCACAGATTTCGGCCTGGCAAGGGAGTGGCACAAAACCACAAAGATGTCCGCTGCAGGCACGTACTCCTGGATGGCCCCCGAGGTCATCAAGTCATCGCTCTTCTCCAAAGGCAGTGACGTCTGGAG CTATGGCGTCTTGCTGTGGGAGCTGCTGACAGGGGAGGTGCCGTATCGCGGGATAGACGGCCTGGCTGTTGCTTACGGTGTGGCGGTCAATAAATTAACGCTGCCGATCCCCTCTACTTGTCCGGAACCCTTCGCCAAGCTAAtggaag AATGCTGGGACCAGGACCCCCACGTGCGtccctccttctcctgcatCCTGGAGCAGCTGTCGGCCATCGAGGAGGCGGTGATGGCCACCATGCCCCAGGACTCCTTCCACAGCATGCAGGACGACTGGCGGGTGGAGATCCAGGAGATGTTCGATGAGCTCAGGACCAAAGAGAAG GAGCTACGTtccagagaagaggagctgACGCGGGCCGCCCTCCAGCAGAAGTCtcaggaggagctgctgaagcGGCGGGAGCAGCAGCTGGCAGAGCGGGAGATCAATGTGCTGGAGAGAGAGCTCAACATCCTCATCTTCCAGCTCAACAAAGATAAGCCTAAcgtgaagaagaggaaaggcAAATTCAAACGGTCCCGCCTCAAACTGAAGGATGGAAACCGCATCAGCCTGCCCTCAG ACTTCCAGCATAAGATCACGGTGCAGGCGTCGCCCTCCATGGACAAGAGGCGCAGCCTTCACAGCACCAGCTCCTCTCCCCCCAGCAGTCCCACCCTCATCCCCCGCCTACGAGCCATTCAGC TAACTCAAGATGAGAGCAACCGTACATGGGGCCGCAGCACCCCCTTCAGGCCAGAGGAGTTTGATGATGTGAAGAAGGGAAtcaagaagaaaggaagaacCTGGGGCCCCAGTTCAGTCCAGAGCAAAGAGAGGCCCGCTGCTGCTGAGAG AGTGCGTCCTCTGTCAGACGGCAGTAACCCCTGGTCCACCAGCCTGGTCAAATCCCAGAAGTCAGTGCCCCTCGCTGCCCTGTTTGCTGAACAAG CGGGAGGCGGTAAAGACGAGGGGTTCTCCCAGGATTCTCCTGACAGCTCCAAGCCAAAGCAGCTCAAGTTCCCCAACCAGGTGTATATCGATCTACCTCTGTGGAGGGACGAGCAGCAGCCTCAGAACCCCGCCGGGCATTGTGGGTCGGGGGATTCTGGGCTCGGTACAACAGGTCAGGGCGGCGCTCCAGACACCCCAGACGACCCTTACACCACCACATCCACCTCGTCCAGCTCCACCACCCCACAGCTCACCCCCACCAACAGCCTGAAGCGGGCGTCGACACGCCGTAAGACCGACTCGGCGCTGTACGGCTGCGGCTCGCTGCTGGCCTCGGTTGTGCTCGGTTATGACATTAGAGAAGCTCTGAAAAACTCGGCTCCTGGGGAAGACTGCGAGCCCCAGcgtgaggagaaagagaagaagaagaaggaggggCTTTTTCAGCGGGCTACCCGGTTCCGCCGCAGCACCTCGCCACCAAGCGGACGACCCCAGAAAAACGAGGCGTCATCGAACCCCACCGCCGCTCAGCCTGTCAATCTCATCTCCATGTCGGCCATTATGGAATGCAACTCCACCAAGTGCCTCGTACAGCCTCAGGAGGCGTCAGTGGTTAGGACCAGCCCGGGGAAGGTGGAGCCTGTGGCGACCAATCATCACACAGAGACATCCGGACCCAGCACAGCAGTTTCTACTGAAGGCCAGAGTAACAGTCCCACAgctaacacacagacaccagaGCAAACCAAAAGCCCGCCGACAGACCAGAGCAACCACATCACAGGAACACGTCTGCGCAGAAAGAAATACTCCCCCAATCACAACA CCAATGGCCCACCCACCCTGCCTCCTCCTGCCACGCAGAAGAAGcaggagaaagggaaggaggtTTCAGAGAAGCCCTCTAAAGGGGAGGCCTTCGCCAGGCCACGGCCGGTGTCATTCAGGGCCAAACCCCACGCCTGGGCCCTGCTGCGGGGACGCAACAAGAGCTACTCCCTGGGCCACTACTCCGGGGAGAAGGCGGCGAAAAACATAAGCGTGGTGCTGTCCTCCGACGTGGGGATGGGCTGCTCCCTGCTGGACATGGACACTGAGGGCCAGAAACGAGACTGCACCGTGCCGCTCTGCCGCATTCAGAGCTCCCCGGGGCGGCCCTCCGTCTTCGAGCTGGAGAAAGAGTTCCTCTTGTAG